Genomic DNA from Pseudomonas sp. CCC3.1:
CGGTGTGCAAGGCGCTAATGCCCAGCAACGCAAGGCCCGCCGCCAGATACACCCACACGGTGCGCGCCAGCAAAAAGCCTGGTTCGCGCTTGGCCAGCAAACGAGCGTTCAACTGAGCGACCAAAATAAAGCCTGCCGCGTTGCTGCCAAACAGCCAGCCATAGTGTTCAGCGGGCACGCCGTAGAGTTTGATAAATACGAAAGGTGAACCGGCGATGTAGGCAAACATCCCGGCCATTGCGATCCCCCCGGTCAGTGCATGTCCCAGAAATTCGCGATCCTTGAGCAAACGGCCATATTGGCGCAGCGCACCCGACAACGGTTGGCGCGGAACGTTGGCCGGTAAGCTTTCCGGCAAACCCAGCGCCACGGCCAAGGCCGCCAGCGCGCTGAAGCCGGTCAGCACGATAAAAATCGACTGCCAGCCGTACACATTTACCAACAGGCCGCCCAGCATTGGCGCCAAGATCGGTGCCAGCCCCATCACCAGCATCAGCTGTGAAAACACCTTGGCCGACCCCACCGCGTCGCACTTGTCACTGACAATCGCCCGCGATAGCACCATTCCGGCGCAACCGCCCAGCGCCTGGACAAAGCGCGCACCGATCAGCCACTCAAGGGTGGGAGCAAAGGCACAGGCAAAGGAACCCAGCGTAAACAGACCCACGCCAACCAGCAGTGGCACCCGTCGACCAAAACGGTCAGCAATCGGGCCATACACCAGTTGGCCGATGGACAAGCCCAGAAAGTAGACCGCGAGCGTGAGTTGAATGTGCTTCTCATCAGTGGCAAAGGCTTGAGCCATCGCCGGAAAGCCTGGCAAGTAGAAGTCGATCGCCAGGGGACCAAAAGCGCTGAGAGCGCCCAGAATCAGGATTGTTCTAACGTTCATCAGGTATCCAAATCGAAGTGCGATTAGCGCAGCCCGATAGTCTAGCCGTGGTTGCAGACGTTGAACATAAAGATAGCGAGCTAGCTAATAAAACCTCTGTAGGAGCGAGCTTGCCTCGCGATCTTTTGATCTCTAAAAAGATCGCGAGACAAGCTACAGTATTTTGCGTCAAGCCTTGGCGAGCACTTCAAAACCGGCACCTTCAATCGCACCGACGATGTCTTTTGCAGCCAGCGCGCTTTCAACCTTAACGGTCTTGGTCGCGAGATCGACGTCTACAGTCGAGTCAGGATCAATGCGCTTAATCGCGTTAGTCACACCCCGTACACAACCGCCACAGGTCATTCCATCCAC
This window encodes:
- a CDS encoding heavy-metal-associated domain-containing protein, which gives rise to MQTFKVDGMTCGGCVRGVTNAIKRIDPDSTVDVDLATKTVKVESALAAKDIVGAIEGAGFEVLAKA
- a CDS encoding multidrug effflux MFS transporter, with protein sequence MNVRTILILGALSAFGPLAIDFYLPGFPAMAQAFATDEKHIQLTLAVYFLGLSIGQLVYGPIADRFGRRVPLLVGVGLFTLGSFACAFAPTLEWLIGARFVQALGGCAGMVLSRAIVSDKCDAVGSAKVFSQLMLVMGLAPILAPMLGGLLVNVYGWQSIFIVLTGFSALAALAVALGLPESLPANVPRQPLSGALRQYGRLLKDREFLGHALTGGIAMAGMFAYIAGSPFVFIKLYGVPAEHYGWLFGSNAAGFILVAQLNARLLAKREPGFLLARTVWVYLAAGLALLGISALHTEQLWPLLIPLFVCIASLGCIIPNASACAMNGQGARAGSASAMLGFLQFSVAAGAASLVGVLHDGSAMPMAMVITLCGILAVAIGMATRRLYTARIAAQDAV